Proteins encoded in a region of the Salminus brasiliensis chromosome 2, fSalBra1.hap2, whole genome shotgun sequence genome:
- the LOC140549959 gene encoding fibulin-7, producing the protein MYRALVFWGLLLTCQVLRSQSQDCVNRQELQSTLRQVHKQLSAHETSFLQNLRSLRKKMSLLQSSMVKPSNNTSAGAACPPPEPLANGRMLGRVFRVGHEVHFLCSPGFQLTGAETRVCQDSLTWSGERAACKAVDVGINNDGTSSVPTSPSSSSSPLMSIYVRPSRCIEFQGSKHCTCEQGYSIYSQDRGLCTDIDECVLFRLTQPGRLCLHTCVNTAGSYRCECPIGYALSRDSRNCQDIDECDGGAHNCTSEQVCVNTFGGYRCMEVDCPRLRNASYVKTSPQRCERNPCLEGDKACLQAPVSVNFHFMSVVSNMTAPRVLFRVSAARVLGDTLRFGLLGNRGTAHFAVQRSGKQTGQLLLVDSVQGPATLEAEVEMSELEKRTVLGRYVTKVTLFVSPYTF; encoded by the exons ATGTATCGCGCTCTGGTGTTTTGGGGGCTACTGCTCACGTGCCAGGTGCTCAGGTCTCAGAGTCAG GACTGTGTGAACAGACAAGAACTGCAGAGCACTCTCCGTCAGGTCCACAAGCAGCTCTCAGCTCACGAGACTTCATTCCTACAGAACTTACGCAGCCTCCGGAAGAAAATGAGCCTGCTGCAGAGCAGCATGGTCAAACCAAGCAACAATACCAGCGCAG GAGCAGCATGCCCACCCCCAGAGCCACTGGCTAATGGCAGGATGCTGGGCAGAGTGTTTCGAGTGGGTCATGAGGTTCACTTCCTCTGCAGCCCTGGTTTTCAGCTGACCGGGGCGGAGACCAGGGTGTGCCAGGATTCCCTCACCTGGAGTGGGGAGCGTGCCGCCTGCAAGG CTGTAGATGTTGGCATAAACAATGATGGTACTTCCTCTGTGCCCACATCTCCCTCATCCTCTTCCTCACCCTTAATGTCGATCTATGTGCGCCCCTCCCGCTGCATTGAGTTCCAGGGTTCCAAGCACTGCACCTGTGAGCAGGGCTACAGCATCTACAGCCAGGACAGAGGCCTGTGCACAG ACATTGATGAATGCGTTCTTTTCCGTCTGACTCAACCTGGCCGTCTTTGTCTGCACACCTGTGTGAACACGGCTGGGAGCTACCGCTGTGAATGTCCCATAGGGTACGCTCTCAGCAGAGACAGCAGAAACTGCCAAG ACATTGACGAGTGCGATGGGGGTGCTCACAACTGTACGAGCGAGCAGGTGTGTGTGAACACATTTGGAGGTTACCGCTGCATGGAGGTCGACTGCCCTCGCTTGCGCAATGCCTCCTACGTCAAAACATCACCCCA GCGTTGTGAGCGTAACCCATGCCTTGAGGGAGACAAAGCCTGTCTCCAGGCCCCGGTCTCCGTGAACTTCCATTTCATGTCAGTGGTGTCGAATATGACAGCCCCACGAGTGCTGTTCCGTGTGTCTGCGGCCCGCGTCCTGGGGGACACGCTGCGCTTTGGCTTGCTGGGAAACCGGGGAACCGCACACTTTGCTGTTCAGCGCTCAGGCAAGCAGACTGGACAACTGCTTCTGGTGGACTCTGTCCAAGGGCCTGCCACACTGGAGGCTGAGGTAGAGATGAGTGAACTGGAGAAGAGAACAGTGCTGGGACGATACGTGACCAAGGTTACACTGTTTGTGTCCCCATATACCTTTTGA
- the LOC140549960 gene encoding RNA-binding Raly-like protein has product MGVQQNSLQFTNYLIQHSLISLNYSSMAGDLKSCRYRAAVEQSSDDGYRDENHLEYGCYKKAFYKRSFDHHDPVCVTSNGINPSKRPCPSSYSATRCNKQFTKSKPRISCSSSRGARLRMEELQCIKRELKVIKNQIDDLLNSLEHMGTRNRRSAALSVVWKVLLAVPSDPPECSERGRVLIPKKLEMRDR; this is encoded by the exons ATGGGTGTTCAACAGAATTCTCTACAGTTTACAAATTACTTAATTCAACACTCTCTCATCAGCCTGAACT ACAGTAGTATGGCTGGGGATCTGAAGTCCTGCAGATACAGAGCAGCAGTGGAACAGTCCAGTGATGATGGGTACAG AGATGAGAATCATCTTGAATATGGCTGCTACAAGAAAGCGTTCTATAAAAG AAGTTTTGATCACCATGATCCTGTCTGCGTGACCTCAAATGGCATCAACCCTTCAAAACGACCATGTCCCTCCTCCTATTCAGCCACTCGGTGCAACAAGCAATTCACCAAAAGCAAGCCAAGGATCAGCTGCTCCAGTTCTAGGGGGGCTCGAT TGAGAATGGAGGAGCTGCAGTGTATTAAGAGAGAGCTGAAGGTGATAAAGAATCAGATCGATGACCTACTGAACAGTCTGGAGCACATGGGCACGCGGAACAGACGCTCAGCTG CTCTGTCAGTGGTATGGAAGGTTCTTCTTGCAGTTCCCTCAGATCCACCAGAGTGttcagagagaggcagagtctTGATCCCCAAGAAACTAGAGATGAGAGACAG atGA
- the urahb gene encoding 5-hydroxyisourate hydrolase b — protein sequence MATSKNGSPLTTHVLNTADGVPGARMALSLHRLEPQMVLWNLITIGTTDEDGRCSDLITREAFTAGMYKLRFETRQYWESLGHTSFYPYVEIVFTITDLDQTFHLPLLLSRYSYSTYRGT from the exons ATGGCAACATCTAAGAATGGAAGTCCTCTCACTACTCATGTGCTAAACACTGCAGATGGGGTTCCTGGAGCCCGCATGGCTCTCAGTCTGCATCGCTTGGAACCTCAGATGGTCCTCTGGAACCTCATTACTATAGg GACCACAGATGAGGATGGCCGCTGTTCAGACCTAATCACCAGAGAGGCTTTTACTGCAGGCATGTATAAATTACGCTTTGAGACCAGGCAATACTGGGAAAGTTTAGGCCACACCAGCTTTTATCCATATGTTGAG ATTGTCTTCACCATAACAGACCTGGATCAGACGTTTCATCTGCCTCTACTCCTCAGCAGATACTCCTACAGTACCTACAGAGGCACTTAG